Proteins encoded together in one Eublepharis macularius isolate TG4126 chromosome 2, MPM_Emac_v1.0, whole genome shotgun sequence window:
- the FADD gene encoding LOW QUALITY PROTEIN: FAS-associated death domain protein (The sequence of the model RefSeq protein was modified relative to this genomic sequence to represent the inferred CDS: inserted 1 base in 1 codon; substituted 1 base at 1 genomic stop codon): MDPFLVLLNSFSSSISPDELSDLKFLCQSKIGXKKLTAMERGTELFNVLLEQNVITPYNVEFLRVMLQSLKREDLLIQLEQFEESIEGDPADQLDIEEKRKVERAFEIICDNXWKMLIRKLEISGTKTDRITAAHPYNLEEQLMQSLLVWKKLKGKDAKADDLIKALRACKMNLVADKIKDALHLVV, translated from the exons ATGGACCCATTTTTGGTTTTACTGAATTCATTTTCGAGCAGCATCTCTCCAGATGAGCTTTCTGATCTCAAGTTTCTATGCCAGTCAAAAATTGGTTAAAAAAAGTTAACAGCTATGGAAAGGGGCACTGAGCTATTCAACGTTCTTCTTGAACAGAATGTCATTACACCTTACAATGTAGAATTCTTAAGAGTGATGCTCCAAAGTCTGAAAAGAGAAGATTTGCTAATTCAACTGGAGCAGTTTGAAGAAAGTATAGAAGGTGATCCTGCTGATCAACTGGATATAGAAGAAAAAC GTAAGGTGGAGAGAGCGTTTGAAATCATATGTGATA GTTGGAAAATGCTGATTCGAAAACTTGAAATTTCAGGTACCAAAACTGATCGAATTACGGCTGCCCATCCATACAACTTAGAGGAACAATTGATGCAATCCCTTCTTGTGTGGaagaaattaaaaggaaaagatgcTAAGGCTGATGACTTAATAAAAGCCCTTAGGGCCTGTAAAATGAACCTAGTGGCAGACAAAATCAAAGATGCTTTACATCTGGTTGtctaa